The segment CTCAACAAAGCGAGTCAATTGCGTTTCTGCTGTACTTGGTGCCGTTCGTAACTGGGTTTCACTCATTGCTTAAGTCTTGTTTTTAATATGACTAGGTGATACTGATGCTTCGCAAAACGAGGATTCATCACAAAAAAAAATTCGGTGACAAAACCCTTTTATTAGTTATGTGAATACTAAATAAACTTCAGAAAAAATCTACTTCCTGCCTCCTTCCCGCTTCGGGAAGGGGGAGGTGAGCAACTATTTCTTTTAAGTAAATTTGGCGGCAATTCCGTCTGTTTTTGCCGCCATAATAAAATCGTTGCGGTGCAGCCCACAAATGGCGTGAGTCCACCAACTCACTGTCACCTTGCCCCACTCCGTAAGCAATGCGGGGTGATGTCCTTCTTCTTCGGCTGCTTCGCCCACTTTATTTGTCAACGCTAGTGCTGTCTGAAAATCTGGAAACTCATAAGTGCGTTCCAGCCTTGGTATTCCATCCACTTCTACAATGTTCCAGTCTGGAATCTGCGGCTTGAGTTCTGCGATTTCCTCATCCGTAACGCGAGGTGCATCCTTATTGCAAGCGCTGCACTTTTGTTGTGTCAGATTTGCCATACTTCCCTGCTTGTGACAGTAAATTGCTCAAATTTACTAAAGTGAGCTTTTTAGCACATCGTCCCTAAAGCGGATTTTGCCAGGATGGGAAAGGTGAGCGCGATCGCAAATAACTCTAGTGAAGAATATTGCCAGTAATGTTGGATGACGGTTACAAACAAGTCACAATTACTAAAAGCCTTTTTGAGATTTTCCTTGCATTTAGCATGGGAATGCCAACTTTCACGTCAACAGTCCAGCTTCCATGAAGTACAATAGTGGGTTCTGAATCTCGATACTTACTGATTATTGCCTGCTCCCAGCGTAAACGCTTGGATGCGGGGGAGATGAGTGCGATCGCACGCTATGATGGGGGTCACTTCCGGGTGTTGCGGAAGGCACAGAGGGACGGCTATTGGTCGAATAATCTAGATGTGCTGATTTTGTCGGCTAAGTACGGCTTGATAGAGGCTTGTACGCCTATTGCTAATTACGAGCAACGAATGAACTGTAAACGAGCCAGCGAACTAAAGGCGCAAGTCACACAAGCTTTACAGACTTATGCCAGACTAGGTGTCTACTGTGAAGTTTATGTAGATTTGGGTCAAGATTACCTTCCAGCTATAGAAGGACTTGCGGACTTATTCAAAGGTTTACAAGTGACGTATGCTGACGGGCGTATTGGTGAGCGGCTGAAATGGTTAAAGCATTGGCTGAAAGCAAAGTGTGAGGGGTAACGACTGTGCAGAGAAAAGGCTCTATTATCTCAGGAATCTTCAGTGGCTACCGTCGCGCACTCGATTTATCTCAGAAGCGATATACAGACCTCTACACTGAACGAGCTGCTAATGCCATTGCTTTCTACGAAGACTTCCTTAAAAATTTGATCGTCGGATTCGACAATTTCCAAGAAGCATCCCTGAGGAGAAGGATACGCCGTGAGGTGGAAGCTTTTTTTGGTCGGGATGAGATTCAGTTTGTTGCTATTGATGGCACCTGTAAGAAAGACCCCTTCACCGATTTTATGGTCTTTTCCAGCATTGCTTACGGCGTGCGTGGCGAAATTTCTCTTCAGGGCGATCCACCAAAAATCCAGTACAAGCGGCGGGGTGTAGATGAAGACATCAGCTTCGTGGCTTATGTACCTGTTCCTTTTGCCGAAATTGAAGATGTGGCAAACCCAGAGCGATTGGAAGATTTCGTTGTTACTGACCAAGAAAAGGTGGATCTATCCAGTATCCACAACACACTGATGCAACTGGCTGAGGTGTACTTGGCTTATGAGATGGCTCGCTCAACATCCCCAGATCGAGCGCGTCTTATCCTCATGGATCATTCTCCAAGTAGCATCATGGCTAGTGCTGAAGTCGGAACTTCTAGAGATAAAATCGGGCTTTTGGGTTATCAGGTTGGTCAGCGAACATTAAATGAGCGTGATGCCATTGTAGTTTATGCTCACCCATTCAATGAAGACTTGAGCTTGCCATCTAGCAAGCGATTCCGACTTTACAATGCAATTATTGCTGAAGTAGTCCGAAAGCGAATTAGGGTAGGGCAACAGCTTGACCTAACTGATTTTGCTAAGCGGGATGCCCAGCGTAAGAATATTACTATTGATGAATGGTTTAGTGAATGGCAAGTTCACTACCAAAGAAATACAAAAGCAATAAATAGACTTGGTAAATATGATGCTACAAATGAGACCTTCACTCCTATCTTTGACTACGAGTATTCTTGGCGTGATTCAATTCGGTTGTTTGAAGATATCTGTTATCGGCTGTTTAAAGATAAAGATCAAGAAGCTCTAATTTATGAAACACCTGATGAAGATGACCCAACAAAAATACGACGTCGTTGGATGTCGCCCAATGACGTAAAGTTTTTGGTGTCAATTGGCTTAAGAGCCTTGATTGAAGAATGCTGGAAAAATAGAGTGATGCTCTTGGGTATTGTCAAGGACTCTCAGTCACGTTACTTTACTAGAAATTATTATGGAGTGATGCGTCACGCCGAAGTCTATGATGCAATTGATGTCAAGCCTCTTCCCTGGACTGATCGAATTGTTCTGGAAGACATAGCCTATGGAGTATCAGAAATAACTGCTCCTTGGGCAATCACCGAATTTGACTCTTGCTTTATGACTCTTCATCTCGGTAAGGCTGAAGGTTCTGATGAAATTAAACCAATGGGTGTAAGAGGCGATATTGTCAATCAGGAGAGATTATTTGCGCGTTCT is part of the Funiculus sociatus GB2-C1 genome and harbors:
- a CDS encoding 4a-hydroxytetrahydrobiopterin dehydratase yields the protein MANLTQQKCSACNKDAPRVTDEEIAELKPQIPDWNIVEVDGIPRLERTYEFPDFQTALALTNKVGEAAEEEGHHPALLTEWGKVTVSWWTHAICGLHRNDFIMAAKTDGIAAKFT
- a CDS encoding DUF6884 domain-containing protein, encoding MGSESRYLLIIACSQRKRLDAGEMSAIARYDGGHFRVLRKAQRDGYWSNNLDVLILSAKYGLIEACTPIANYEQRMNCKRASELKAQVTQALQTYARLGVYCEVYVDLGQDYLPAIEGLADLFKGLQVTYADGRIGERLKWLKHWLKAKCEG